A single genomic interval of Alteromonas sp. BL110 harbors:
- a CDS encoding DUF5610 domain-containing protein, with the protein MNVGQIKAFMGDQKVDQKADQKATVHPNEALKKQLQQDGLQQAAEFSKQQAASVSVSSSQTSIGLRVVSSNLSQALEIDGQKPQETKEKNLEEKSSGLFDFEKVARNVLKFVGGVIRGAADGGASEEKLNGLFSQAREGVSRGFAMAEKDLAGFMNDEIEQGITKSRDLIDTGIDDLETDIFGRQQPNAVQLSSLEALAASDEKSGSLVIRTKDGDEVSFSFESLRSFQASQQINFQAQAPQDQSDGNGEQSGSGFSASYSQQTSYQYYERSGISFSLKGELDEEELDSIADLVGQVQDLADTFYSGDIDKAFEEALSLGFDDKELVGYALQLNRTTQTEVLKTYENIQHFNDDKSENGKFGNVVSPISQYLEKMMDTFANAESTLESSEDYNTLIAGIINEMEDVQVPDLISAINRFRSFNQTLLEGLPQSAETSES; encoded by the coding sequence ATGAACGTGGGTCAAATTAAAGCTTTTATGGGAGACCAAAAGGTTGATCAGAAAGCGGATCAAAAGGCAACGGTTCACCCGAACGAGGCGTTGAAAAAGCAGTTGCAGCAAGATGGATTACAGCAAGCAGCTGAGTTCTCAAAGCAACAAGCGGCTTCAGTTTCTGTTTCAAGTAGCCAGACGAGTATCGGCTTGCGCGTGGTAAGTAGTAATCTTAGCCAAGCGTTGGAAATAGATGGCCAGAAGCCACAAGAAACGAAAGAGAAAAACCTTGAAGAGAAGTCGAGCGGTTTATTCGATTTTGAAAAAGTAGCCAGAAATGTACTCAAGTTTGTTGGCGGCGTTATTCGCGGCGCAGCCGATGGAGGTGCCAGCGAAGAAAAGCTGAACGGGTTATTTAGTCAAGCAAGGGAAGGGGTCAGTCGCGGCTTCGCGATGGCTGAAAAAGATCTTGCTGGGTTTATGAATGACGAGATTGAGCAAGGTATAACGAAAAGCCGGGATCTTATTGATACAGGTATTGACGACCTGGAAACCGATATCTTCGGTCGCCAACAGCCTAATGCTGTTCAGCTTTCATCCTTAGAAGCTTTAGCTGCATCGGACGAAAAAAGCGGTAGTTTAGTAATCCGTACTAAAGATGGTGATGAAGTGAGCTTTAGTTTTGAAAGCCTGCGTTCTTTCCAGGCTTCGCAGCAAATTAATTTTCAGGCTCAGGCACCTCAAGACCAATCTGACGGAAACGGTGAGCAAAGTGGAAGTGGCTTTTCAGCGAGCTATTCTCAACAAACGTCTTATCAATATTATGAAAGAAGTGGCATAAGCTTTTCATTAAAAGGAGAGCTTGATGAAGAAGAGTTGGATTCGATAGCTGACTTAGTTGGTCAAGTGCAGGATCTTGCCGACACTTTCTACAGTGGAGACATCGACAAGGCATTCGAAGAAGCACTCAGTCTAGGCTTTGATGACAAAGAATTGGTTGGCTACGCACTACAGCTAAACAGAACGACTCAAACAGAAGTGCTAAAAACATATGAAAATATTCAGCACTTTAACGACGATAAAAGCGAAAACGGAAAGTTTGGAAATGTGGTTAGTCCCATCTCTCAATATCTTGAGAAGATGATGGATACCTTTGCTAATGCAGAAAGTACATTAGAAAGTAGTGAAGACTACAATACGTTAATAGCTGGCATTATTAACGAAATGGAAGATGTACAGGTTCCCGACCTTATATCAGCGATAAATAGATTTCGTTCTTTTAACCAAACCTTATTAGAGGGCCTTCCTCAATCTGCTGAAACCAGCGAGAGTTAA
- a CDS encoding sensor histidine kinase: MFEQLVGKLPVGIGVVDENFNVVYLNDFFLDRLPHKMRDCYQDTPVVELFQGQGKFLKRRLKSVFVLQHPSFSYWEQRPHIFPFKSSRPITGEETQMYQNMEILPIKDKKTGQRLACIFLQDVTAQASYFRAQQKLSEALKKEHEAQRKLIRKLDTAQSQLIQAEKMASTGQLAAGIAHEINNPIGFVNANLNTLGQYASHLLAICDGVKGQMELFTDELKEQVDALFEANHYDLLKDDITELIAESTEGLTRVKDIVENLKNFSLETAEGMQTVDICAICNQLITLISAQYSAPQYKIECEQEKVEVMGNPGPLKQALMNVMINAAQAIDDKGFIKLTVIDAAQLVTIKILDSGCGVPAKHLKRVFEPFFTTKPEGQGQGLGLSVAYTAIEQHQGKISISSKEAKGTVVEITIPKAPTVPASDS, encoded by the coding sequence ATGTTTGAACAACTGGTAGGTAAGTTACCTGTCGGAATTGGTGTAGTTGATGAAAACTTTAACGTCGTTTATCTAAACGACTTCTTTTTAGATCGTCTCCCCCATAAAATGCGTGACTGTTATCAAGACACGCCCGTGGTGGAATTGTTTCAGGGGCAAGGTAAGTTCCTAAAACGCAGGCTAAAGTCAGTATTCGTGCTACAGCACCCAAGTTTTAGCTATTGGGAGCAACGACCCCATATATTTCCATTTAAAAGCTCTCGGCCTATAACAGGCGAAGAGACGCAGATGTACCAAAATATGGAAATATTGCCTATTAAAGATAAAAAAACCGGGCAGCGTTTAGCCTGTATATTTCTGCAAGATGTCACCGCCCAAGCGAGTTATTTCAGAGCCCAGCAAAAACTTTCCGAAGCACTAAAAAAAGAGCACGAAGCGCAGCGAAAGCTTATTCGTAAACTCGATACTGCCCAAAGCCAGCTTATTCAGGCAGAAAAAATGGCCTCTACCGGGCAACTCGCAGCAGGTATAGCTCATGAAATTAACAATCCGATTGGCTTTGTAAACGCCAACCTCAATACGCTAGGTCAATACGCTTCACACCTTCTTGCGATTTGCGACGGTGTTAAAGGGCAAATGGAGCTCTTTACTGACGAGCTTAAAGAACAAGTTGACGCCTTATTTGAGGCGAATCACTATGACCTACTGAAAGACGATATCACCGAGCTAATTGCAGAGTCTACTGAAGGGCTTACACGGGTAAAGGACATTGTTGAGAACCTTAAAAACTTCTCACTAGAGACTGCTGAAGGAATGCAAACAGTAGATATATGCGCAATATGTAATCAGCTAATCACGCTCATCTCCGCTCAATACAGCGCCCCCCAATATAAAATTGAATGTGAGCAAGAAAAGGTCGAGGTTATGGGGAATCCAGGGCCATTGAAACAGGCGCTGATGAACGTAATGATAAACGCTGCGCAAGCGATAGACGATAAAGGCTTCATCAAACTCACCGTAATTGATGCCGCTCAATTAGTAACGATTAAAATACTGGATTCAGGTTGCGGCGTCCCAGCAAAACACTTAAAACGCGTGTTCGAACCTTTTTTTACCACCAAGCCGGAAGGGCAAGGTCAAGGGCTGGGCCTTTCTGTGGCTTATACCGCCATAGAACAGCATCAAGGAAAAATATCTATTAGCAGTAAAGAGGCCAAAGGAACTGTCGTAGAAATTACTATACCTAAAGCCCCTACAGTGCCCGCCAGTGATTCCTAA
- a CDS encoding chemotaxis protein CheX, translating to MSIVLPLDEEQRDALQELLNISMGQAANSLAQLIETKIDISIPKISAVTPTQLYSLLFETEDAFYTRQSFLGDVHGEVMSVLSQAGLSEVATLMDYDEPLSKEDIQEIILELCNILAGACLAGLSDQLELTTNLNMPTLFLPDKANFDELQWQHSLVMEVQFVIAISSFSMRVVFCLDDESLARMKNTLDELLA from the coding sequence ATGAGCATCGTACTACCGCTGGATGAAGAGCAAAGAGATGCCCTTCAAGAACTGCTGAATATTTCAATGGGACAAGCCGCGAACTCGCTTGCTCAACTTATTGAAACGAAAATAGACATTTCTATACCTAAAATTTCAGCCGTCACGCCCACTCAACTTTACAGTCTTCTATTTGAAACCGAAGATGCCTTTTATACCCGCCAGTCCTTTTTAGGCGATGTGCACGGTGAAGTCATGTCTGTGTTGTCACAAGCGGGTTTAAGTGAAGTCGCTACTTTGATGGATTACGACGAACCATTAAGTAAGGAAGATATTCAAGAAATCATTTTGGAGCTTTGCAATATTTTAGCGGGCGCGTGTTTAGCTGGTCTTTCTGACCAGTTAGAGCTTACCACCAACTTAAATATGCCTACATTGTTTTTACCCGATAAAGCGAACTTTGATGAGCTGCAGTGGCAGCATAGTTTGGTAATGGAAGTACAGTTCGTTATTGCAATTTCCTCGTTTAGCATGCGCGTTGTGTTTTGTTTAGACGATGAATCTCTTGCTCGCATGAAAAACACATTGGATGAGTTACTCGCATAA
- a CDS encoding AMP-binding protein, whose translation MESKIQPDTALPLQISEFSGPSNAELTTLTIGQYFKKVVDNYADNPAIIVKHQSVHWTYQQYWREVERVACGLLANGVEPGDRVGIWSPNNIEWSLVQMATARIGAIMVCLNPAYRPDELAFAINNVGVKHLVMAQSFKQSNYIAILKELAPELDTGGQSQTDAALSLSKLPSLKHVYTIGETHEDGLQAFSKLQIEPTDALRSQLSAIETTLNADDNINIQFTSGTTGNPKGATLTHRNILNNGLLVSEAMRFTHKDKLCIPVPLYHCFGMVLGNLVCLASGACAVFPGDSFDPETTLRTVEQEKCTGLHGVPTMFIAELELPNFRSFDLSSLRTGVMAGSTCPEELMRKVHSAFHMTEVVIGYGQTECSPINHITDIDSPFEKQVKTVGRAMPHTEVKIIDAQGNTVPIGEPGEICARGYCVMKGYWGDKAKTKATIDNEGWLHSGDLGEMDEEGYVTIVGRIKDMIIRGGENIYPREIEEVLYQHDDVSDAAVFGIPDDKYGEQVCLWIKAKENRHIDEEQIRDYLKSKLAYFKVPKYISVVKEYPMTVTGKLQKFKMREHMIETLKKQTLETEA comes from the coding sequence ATGGAATCAAAGATACAGCCAGACACTGCACTTCCACTACAAATAAGTGAGTTTAGCGGTCCAAGCAATGCCGAACTCACCACGCTAACAATTGGCCAATACTTTAAAAAGGTTGTCGACAATTATGCCGATAACCCAGCGATCATCGTAAAGCACCAAAGTGTTCACTGGACCTATCAGCAATACTGGCGTGAAGTAGAACGAGTGGCCTGTGGTTTACTTGCTAATGGCGTAGAGCCCGGTGACCGTGTGGGGATATGGTCTCCAAATAACATTGAGTGGTCGCTTGTACAAATGGCAACGGCAAGAATTGGCGCGATTATGGTATGTCTCAATCCCGCTTATCGCCCAGATGAATTAGCCTTTGCTATTAACAATGTCGGGGTAAAGCACTTAGTGATGGCACAGTCTTTTAAACAGTCAAACTACATCGCCATTTTGAAAGAATTAGCCCCGGAACTAGATACCGGGGGCCAGAGTCAGACGGACGCGGCGCTATCGCTCTCGAAGCTCCCCTCTCTTAAGCATGTATATACTATCGGTGAAACCCATGAAGACGGCTTGCAGGCGTTTTCAAAACTCCAAATAGAGCCTACTGATGCTCTACGATCTCAGCTATCAGCCATTGAAACGACATTAAATGCCGATGATAACATCAACATTCAATTTACCTCAGGTACGACTGGTAACCCGAAAGGCGCAACACTCACTCATCGCAATATATTGAATAATGGTTTATTAGTATCAGAAGCAATGAGATTTACGCATAAAGATAAACTTTGCATACCCGTACCGCTTTATCATTGTTTCGGTATGGTATTGGGTAACTTAGTCTGTTTAGCGTCTGGTGCATGTGCGGTATTCCCTGGTGACTCATTCGACCCTGAAACAACCCTTCGCACGGTAGAACAAGAAAAGTGTACAGGCTTACACGGTGTACCTACTATGTTTATTGCCGAGCTAGAGCTCCCGAATTTTAGAAGCTTTGACTTATCTAGCTTGAGAACCGGCGTTATGGCCGGAAGTACATGTCCTGAGGAACTAATGCGTAAGGTCCATAGTGCATTTCACATGACCGAAGTCGTTATAGGTTATGGTCAAACAGAATGCAGCCCTATCAATCATATTACAGATATTGATTCTCCCTTTGAGAAGCAGGTTAAAACGGTAGGCCGAGCTATGCCTCATACAGAGGTTAAAATTATCGACGCACAGGGCAACACTGTTCCAATTGGTGAGCCAGGTGAGATTTGTGCAAGAGGCTATTGTGTAATGAAGGGTTACTGGGGAGATAAAGCTAAAACTAAAGCTACTATAGACAACGAAGGCTGGCTTCATTCTGGCGATCTAGGTGAAATGGATGAGGAAGGCTATGTCACTATTGTAGGCAGAATAAAAGACATGATCATTCGCGGTGGCGAGAATATTTATCCACGAGAAATTGAAGAAGTACTATACCAGCATGACGATGTATCCGATGCCGCTGTATTTGGTATACCCGATGATAAATATGGCGAGCAAGTGTGTCTTTGGATTAAAGCAAAAGAAAATCGACACATAGACGAAGAGCAAATACGTGACTACTTAAAATCAAAGCTAGCCTATTTTAAAGTGCCTAAATACATCAGTGTAGTAAAAGAATACCCCATGACAGTAACAGGGAAGCTGCAAAAGTTTAAAATGCGTGAACACATGATAGAAACGCTAAAAAAGCAAACCCTAGAAACCGAAGCATAG
- a CDS encoding response regulator, which produces MSLSVLVADDSKLSRRSVIRSLPQDLEYDITEATNGQEAINSLSESEFALILLDLTMPEVDGVGVLEFLHARSNMPNVIVISADFQPEKQKIVMSLGAKRFLRKPLDKEELAMALFELGYL; this is translated from the coding sequence ATGTCACTTTCTGTACTAGTTGCTGATGATTCCAAGCTGTCGAGGCGCAGCGTTATTCGCTCGCTTCCTCAAGATTTGGAGTATGACATAACCGAAGCAACAAACGGGCAAGAAGCGATAAATTCACTTTCCGAAAGCGAGTTTGCACTCATTCTTTTAGATCTTACTATGCCTGAAGTAGACGGCGTTGGCGTGTTAGAGTTTTTACACGCAAGGTCTAACATGCCAAACGTTATTGTAATAAGCGCTGATTTTCAGCCGGAAAAACAAAAAATTGTGATGTCTTTAGGCGCTAAGCGATTTCTTCGTAAGCCCTTAGATAAAGAAGAGTTGGCCATGGCACTGTTTGAGCTGGGGTATCTATGA
- a CDS encoding RNA recognition motif domain-containing protein yields MKVGFIQCAVISAIFAIAGYLLFSSASLNVHVPLTVSAALLISGIVTPWLASLIQSPSSSDARAHSNNGSVETLYVGNLPYRANENAVKEYFSSFIEVQSVRLMKDRKTGKRKGYGFIEVVTDDLSSVIDKTNDSIFQERTLKVRPAKDKVEHA; encoded by the coding sequence ATGAAAGTAGGCTTTATTCAATGCGCCGTAATTAGCGCTATTTTTGCAATTGCAGGGTATTTGTTATTTTCTTCTGCTAGTTTAAACGTCCATGTCCCACTTACCGTATCGGCAGCTCTGTTGATAAGCGGTATCGTTACTCCTTGGCTAGCGTCTCTTATTCAAAGTCCATCTTCCTCAGATGCCAGAGCACACTCCAATAACGGTTCAGTAGAAACTTTATATGTGGGTAATTTGCCTTATAGAGCAAATGAGAACGCGGTAAAGGAGTACTTCAGTAGCTTTATTGAAGTGCAATCGGTTCGTTTAATGAAAGATCGTAAAACTGGAAAAAGGAAAGGTTACGGTTTTATCGAGGTTGTCACAGACGATCTTAGTAGTGTTATTGATAAAACTAACGACTCAATTTTCCAGGAACGAACGCTGAAAGTTCGACCTGCAAAAGACAAAGTTGAACACGCGTAA
- a CDS encoding MBL fold metallo-hydrolase — translation MEYLFDKQVEPGELIEVADGVLWLTMPLPFELDHINLYLIRGEGGWVVIDTGIGTSTTKSLWMRIFEQLDAPIVGVIVTHLHPDHVGLAGWIADTYNVPFYMTQTEYFTARAFAAGRNGATNTRDVLYYQRAGLDDPMIAKLTSGEGNGYSSVVSPLPISYTRLKHGMTLFLGDNEWVVMIGRGHSPEHACLYNAKKNILISGDHILPIITPNIGAYSTEPDANTLADYLNTLPQFKSLPRNTTVLPAHKLPFIGLHERVDSLIAHHHEHLQALLKACKEPKAVVDLLPVMFRRKLSSRNMVFAVAECLSHLNYLVSEGDISRALNDEGVYTFKVCAASKLAS, via the coding sequence ATGGAGTATCTATTCGACAAACAGGTAGAGCCGGGCGAGCTTATAGAAGTAGCCGATGGGGTACTTTGGCTAACTATGCCCCTTCCTTTTGAACTCGACCACATAAACTTGTATTTAATCCGCGGTGAAGGCGGCTGGGTGGTGATTGATACTGGCATCGGGACGTCCACCACCAAATCTCTCTGGATGCGTATATTTGAACAACTAGATGCACCAATTGTTGGTGTTATTGTTACGCACTTACATCCTGATCATGTAGGGTTAGCAGGTTGGATAGCGGATACATATAACGTACCTTTTTATATGACCCAAACTGAATATTTCACTGCACGAGCCTTCGCAGCAGGCAGAAATGGCGCTACTAACACAAGGGATGTACTGTATTACCAGCGGGCAGGGCTTGATGATCCAATGATAGCAAAGCTCACCTCTGGCGAGGGAAACGGTTACAGCAGTGTGGTGTCGCCACTTCCCATAAGTTATACCCGTTTAAAACATGGCATGACGTTATTTCTTGGCGATAACGAATGGGTGGTTATGATTGGACGAGGTCATTCTCCCGAGCACGCCTGTCTTTACAATGCAAAGAAAAATATTCTTATCTCTGGCGATCATATTTTACCAATCATCACACCGAATATTGGTGCCTATTCAACGGAGCCTGACGCTAATACCTTAGCCGATTACCTGAACACATTGCCTCAATTTAAAAGCTTGCCGAGAAATACAACGGTGTTACCCGCACACAAACTTCCTTTTATTGGTCTTCACGAGCGGGTAGACTCGCTCATTGCTCATCATCACGAGCACCTTCAAGCGTTGTTAAAGGCTTGCAAGGAACCTAAAGCAGTAGTGGATCTATTGCCGGTTATGTTTAGGCGCAAGCTTTCAAGCCGTAACATGGTATTCGCTGTGGCGGAGTGTTTGTCTCACCTTAATTACTTAGTAAGCGAAGGGGATATCTCGCGAGCACTCAATGATGAAGGTGTGTATACATTTAAGGTGTGCGCAGCGAGTAAACTAGCGAGTTAG
- a CDS encoding EF-hand domain-containing protein: protein MKITKLSMITSAVVAATLSASAFAGHHEEKISKSFNALDQDGNGYIVGSESSGSIDSKLVAKMDTDGDSMVSRAEFNKFVDEKPSMFSDEVITQVQAEGTTDAVLTEEGNPALFSKADNEMISEKNKELRTEMSATANSKFTEIDMDSDGKISEKELEVADVEGDFDSMDEDGDSYITRMEYRTYFEEIESE, encoded by the coding sequence ATGAAGATCACAAAGTTAAGTATGATTACTAGTGCTGTTGTTGCAGCTACACTTTCTGCGTCAGCATTCGCAGGCCATCATGAAGAAAAAATTTCAAAGAGCTTTAATGCGCTCGACCAAGACGGTAATGGCTACATAGTAGGTTCAGAATCGTCAGGTTCTATTGACAGCAAATTAGTAGCAAAAATGGATACCGACGGCGACAGTATGGTTAGCCGCGCAGAGTTCAACAAATTTGTTGATGAAAAACCCTCTATGTTCAGTGATGAGGTTATTACACAAGTTCAAGCAGAAGGAACAACAGATGCAGTGCTAACTGAAGAAGGCAATCCAGCGCTGTTTTCTAAAGCTGATAACGAAATGATTTCGGAAAAAAATAAAGAACTGCGTACTGAGATGTCTGCAACAGCTAACTCTAAGTTTACTGAAATCGATATGGACAGCGACGGTAAAATCAGTGAAAAAGAACTAGAAGTAGCTGATGTTGAGGGCGACTTCGACTCAATGGATGAAGATGGTGATTCATACATAACCCGTATGGAATACCGTACCTATTTTGAAGAGATTGAATCAGAATAA
- a CDS encoding DNA polymerase II — MSAPIIQQGFILNKNTFTRQGKVYVELWVKTASGTARLISSPQKPTCFVSLEQSASLRNIAARIPANIIISEDGFHTLEQSPVATVKTATESQMHQLRQRAQEHSIVLYEADIRVADRYLMERFVYGAVEFVTPQSLDDTSQLVIENAQIRPCHFRTAFTSLSIDIECNEHEELFSIALAGEGKSVVLLVCPPSFSGQTLQEQEDSPYTLVTVGSEKALLEAFFSHLTAYDPDIILGWNVKQFDMAVLARRAKANALKFAIGRHGREALVRQWEDQTIVDVPGRCVIDGIEALKTMTYQFESFSLDNVSEELLSENKLIQATDKLEAIKRLYHNDPIALANYNFKDTELVNRIESKTQFIDFLALRSILTGLDMSRPGGSVAAFLNVYLPKLHRKSYVAGVRPENGGLASPGGYVMRSQPGLYKDVLVLDFKSLYPSIIRTFKIDPLGLAEGLKSPATAIEGFKSAVFSREFHFLPSIIENLWLQRDEAKKQKDAPRSQAIKILMNSFYGVLGSGGCPFYDPRLASSITLRGHEIMQTTASWIEELGYTVIYGDTDSTFVHVEGNTALGSPCETGRELAKIINQKWTELLKRKFAIDCHLEIEFESHFSTFFMPTIRGSSEGSKKRYAGMKNGELIFKGLENVRSDWTVLAKMFQYELYKRVFANEPVEQYINKTLNAVKSGKMDDDLVYKKRLRKPLSSYVKSLPPHVKAARRADKLFEKQGLPLRYQSNTSIAYVITVQGPQTIETISAPIDYDHYIEKQIKPIADSILPMLSLSFERIANTQLSLF, encoded by the coding sequence ATGTCAGCCCCAATAATACAGCAAGGGTTTATACTCAATAAAAATACGTTTACCCGGCAAGGTAAAGTTTATGTTGAGCTATGGGTTAAAACCGCCAGTGGTACCGCTAGATTAATATCTTCACCTCAAAAACCGACTTGCTTTGTGTCCCTAGAACAGAGTGCTTCATTGCGCAACATTGCTGCTCGCATTCCAGCTAATATCATAATTTCAGAAGATGGATTTCACACTTTAGAGCAATCTCCTGTGGCTACGGTAAAGACCGCCACAGAATCACAGATGCATCAGCTTCGTCAGCGCGCCCAAGAGCATAGTATTGTATTGTATGAAGCAGACATTCGCGTTGCCGATCGCTATTTGATGGAGCGTTTTGTATATGGTGCGGTGGAGTTTGTTACCCCTCAATCTCTAGATGACACGTCACAACTTGTTATAGAAAATGCGCAGATCAGACCTTGTCATTTCAGAACTGCTTTCACATCGTTAAGTATAGATATTGAATGTAATGAGCACGAAGAGTTATTCAGCATTGCGCTAGCGGGCGAAGGAAAAAGCGTAGTATTGCTCGTTTGCCCACCAAGTTTTAGTGGACAAACATTACAGGAGCAAGAAGACAGCCCATATACGCTCGTTACAGTAGGGTCGGAAAAAGCACTACTAGAAGCCTTTTTTTCACACCTTACCGCTTACGACCCAGACATAATTTTGGGTTGGAATGTTAAGCAGTTTGATATGGCTGTGCTCGCCCGCCGCGCTAAAGCGAATGCGCTTAAGTTTGCAATTGGCCGCCACGGCCGTGAGGCTTTGGTAAGACAATGGGAAGATCAAACTATCGTTGATGTACCTGGCCGATGCGTGATTGATGGTATTGAAGCACTCAAAACCATGACCTATCAATTTGAGTCATTCTCTCTCGACAATGTTTCCGAAGAACTGCTTAGTGAAAATAAGCTTATACAAGCTACTGACAAGCTTGAAGCGATAAAGCGCCTTTATCACAACGACCCTATTGCACTTGCTAACTACAACTTTAAAGACACGGAACTGGTAAACCGCATTGAGAGCAAAACCCAATTTATTGATTTTCTGGCATTGCGCAGCATTCTTACCGGTTTAGATATGAGCCGCCCGGGAGGCTCGGTGGCGGCGTTTTTAAATGTTTATTTGCCCAAGCTACACCGCAAGTCTTATGTCGCTGGAGTGAGGCCTGAAAATGGCGGTTTAGCGAGTCCTGGCGGTTATGTCATGCGCTCCCAGCCTGGCCTGTACAAAGATGTTCTAGTACTCGATTTTAAGAGCCTATACCCTTCTATTATTCGAACGTTCAAAATCGACCCGTTAGGGCTCGCAGAAGGCCTCAAGTCTCCAGCTACTGCGATAGAAGGCTTCAAAAGTGCAGTATTTAGCCGTGAATTTCATTTTCTGCCTTCAATCATTGAAAACCTTTGGCTTCAGCGTGACGAAGCCAAAAAACAGAAAGACGCACCTCGATCTCAAGCAATTAAGATATTAATGAACTCCTTCTACGGAGTGCTTGGTAGTGGAGGCTGTCCTTTCTACGATCCCCGTCTTGCGAGTTCAATTACCTTGCGAGGGCATGAGATTATGCAAACTACCGCGAGTTGGATTGAGGAACTAGGCTATACAGTTATTTACGGTGATACCGATTCAACTTTTGTGCATGTTGAAGGGAATACTGCATTAGGTTCACCTTGTGAAACAGGTCGCGAGCTCGCCAAAATTATTAATCAGAAGTGGACTGAGTTACTTAAGCGCAAATTCGCCATTGATTGCCATTTGGAAATTGAGTTCGAATCTCACTTTTCTACCTTTTTTATGCCAACAATTCGTGGGTCTTCGGAAGGTAGTAAAAAACGCTACGCAGGGATGAAAAATGGTGAGCTTATCTTTAAAGGCTTAGAGAACGTACGTTCGGATTGGACAGTGCTTGCTAAAATGTTCCAATACGAACTATACAAAAGAGTGTTTGCCAATGAACCTGTTGAGCAATACATCAATAAAACGCTAAACGCAGTAAAATCAGGGAAGATGGATGACGATTTGGTATATAAAAAACGACTCAGAAAACCTCTTTCATCGTACGTTAAATCCCTTCCCCCTCATGTAAAAGCGGCAAGACGGGCCGACAAGCTATTTGAGAAGCAGGGTTTACCACTTCGCTACCAATCTAATACGTCTATAGCCTATGTAATCACAGTACAAGGGCCACAAACAATAGAAACTATTTCTGCCCCGATTGACTATGACCACTATATAGAGAAACAAATAAAACCCATAGCTGATAGCATATTGCCAATGTTATCCCTTAGTTTTGAACGCATAGCTAACACTCAACTATCCCTGTTTTGA